In Campylobacter vulpis, a genomic segment contains:
- a CDS encoding MlaD family protein, with translation MENKASYFWVGIFIFGVFFASLIFMLWLGGYSEEESFEYYEIHTQESVAGLGLKAPVRLLGVEVGSVENISIYTRQNLGVNILIKVKKGTPIKEDTFATLQLQGITGLKFIQLQGGSVNSKKLMSDEGYPVITFKESFLATIDRQGERIFSLIKTADDKSKKLLSDENLQNIEILLNNLAQLSVNLNANSKALSKNLNEASKNVALMAKEVQLSAKNLRQTLQNVDESSKAFTLLMQKGARKIDSYDELRDVLLEDLELLKIWLLESNRVIKNLQRSPSDLLFKEIQPKLGPGER, from the coding sequence GTGGAAAATAAGGCGAGTTATTTTTGGGTTGGGATTTTTATTTTTGGAGTGTTTTTTGCAAGCCTCATTTTTATGTTATGGCTTGGAGGGTATTCAGAAGAAGAGAGTTTTGAGTATTATGAAATTCACACACAAGAATCAGTGGCTGGACTTGGACTTAAAGCCCCTGTGAGACTTCTTGGCGTGGAGGTTGGAAGTGTGGAAAATATCAGCATTTACACAAGGCAAAATTTAGGAGTTAATATACTCATTAAGGTTAAAAAGGGAACGCCTATTAAAGAGGACACTTTTGCAACCTTACAGCTTCAAGGTATTACAGGACTTAAATTCATACAGCTTCAAGGAGGAAGTGTGAATTCTAAAAAACTAATGAGTGATGAAGGCTACCCTGTGATAACCTTTAAAGAGAGCTTTTTAGCGACCATTGACAGACAGGGAGAGAGGATCTTCTCTCTCATTAAAACAGCGGACGATAAAAGCAAAAAGCTTTTAAGTGATGAAAATTTACAAAATATTGAAATTTTGCTAAACAACTTAGCCCAACTTAGTGTCAATTTAAATGCAAATTCTAAGGCTTTGAGCAAAAATTTAAACGAGGCTAGTAAAAATGTCGCTTTGATGGCTAAAGAAGTGCAACTTAGTGCGAAAAATTTACGCCAAACCCTACAAAATGTCGATGAAAGTAGCAAAGCTTTTACGCTTTTAATGCAAAAAGGTGCTAGGAAAATAGATAGCTACGATGAACTTCGCGATGTTCTTTTAGAAGACTTAGAGCTTCTTAAAATTTGGCTTTTAGAAAGTAATAGGGTTATTAAGAATTTGCAAAGAAGTCCGTCTGATTTACTTTTTAAAGAAATTCAACCCAAACTAGGACCAGGAGAAAGATGA
- a CDS encoding ABC-type transport auxiliary lipoprotein family protein, translating to MMRIFTFFLLFFLSGCAKISVDKEQSLILKSYGYEKSLTHSQKTLQILKPKMPLYLNSKEIIYVKKGLSGTYAYHFWADLPSNFYRFVLLDKLEKSGIFNAVVEKANLTPVDLVLKSRLESFEQVITKEGNFAKISLSITLFDLKKQKILENEFFEVLVALEDLQIDTLVLGFEKGLNELCDKIVAWLTKFG from the coding sequence ATGATGCGAATTTTCACATTTTTTTTACTATTTTTTTTAAGTGGCTGTGCTAAAATTTCTGTGGATAAGGAGCAAAGCCTCATTTTAAAAAGCTATGGCTATGAAAAAAGTCTCACACACTCGCAAAAAACACTTCAAATTTTAAAACCCAAAATGCCTCTATATTTAAATTCTAAGGAAATCATTTATGTTAAAAAAGGCTTAAGCGGGACTTATGCTTATCATTTTTGGGCGGATTTACCGAGTAATTTTTATCGCTTTGTGCTTTTGGATAAATTAGAAAAAAGTGGCATTTTTAACGCCGTTGTGGAAAAGGCGAATCTAACGCCTGTCGATTTAGTCTTAAAAAGTCGTTTGGAGTCCTTTGAGCAAGTCATCACAAAAGAAGGAAATTTTGCAAAAATAAGCCTTAGCATAACACTTTTTGATTTAAAAAAGCAAAAGATTCTTGAAAATGAATTTTTTGAAGTGCTTGTTGCACTTGAGGATTTACAAATAGATACTTTAGTTTTAGGCTTTGAGAAAGGCTTAAATGAACTTTGCGATAAAATTGTTGCGTGGCTTACGAAATTTGGCTAA
- a CDS encoding flagellar FLiS export co-chaperone, which translates to MKSELDILKQHLGEVDGVSEFKAKQLCSQISDANDFIGALQVLDLSLKKIQNNITQRLQKDTDEVQKRTLDAASSQLVNSCSFMGTALFDNIFNVYVGQKLFEFEISNPLLVLDKGGYEGVLAYIEDKREEIRVNLSELSGAILMGANLNTTSMFDTTQDFKKLFK; encoded by the coding sequence ATGAAAAGTGAATTAGACATTTTAAAACAGCATTTAGGCGAAGTTGATGGCGTGAGTGAATTTAAGGCGAAACAGCTTTGCTCACAAATTAGCGATGCAAATGATTTTATAGGTGCTTTGCAAGTTTTAGACCTAAGTCTTAAGAAAATTCAAAATAATATCACTCAAAGACTTCAAAAAGACACCGATGAGGTGCAAAAACGCACTTTAGACGCAGCCTCATCGCAACTTGTGAATAGTTGTTCTTTTATGGGGACAGCACTTTTTGATAATATTTTTAATGTGTATGTGGGGCAAAAACTTTTTGAATTTGAAATTTCAAATCCTCTTTTAGTGCTTGATAAGGGCGGATATGAAGGAGTTTTAGCCTATATCGAAGATAAAAGAGAAGAGATTAGGGTAAATTTAAGTGAGCTTAGTGGAGCTATTTTAATGGGAGCCAATCTTAATACTACCTCAATGTTTGACACTACGCAAGACTTTAAAAAACTCTTCAAGTAA
- the pgp5 gene encoding peptidoglycan metallopeptidase Pgp5, whose product MKRFILALSLLTSSLFASSSVEERLWDNGDTLLQFLQRNSIPMALYYNLDREDQELASEIASRAKYQILKDTNGQIEQVLIPISDELQIHIYKSKDEYKLTFTPVDYTKEERVLRIEVKTSAYQDVYEESQSSTLARAMVRAFKSSVNFRSIQKGDKITLYYSQKRREGKLWGDITIHMAMVEINKNAREIFLFNDTYYGRDGKELESFLLAKPVVYKRISSHFTTARFHPVLKRYRAHLGIDYAAPTGTPVKSAGNGTVSFVGTQGGYGKVIKIKHASGYTTLYAHLSRFAKIKTGQKVKQGQLIGYVGSTGMSTGPHLHFGVYLNNKAINPLSVVKIAKSELGAQAKAEFKQKINAYEEALQKIQTNPPKEEEFGNYIEF is encoded by the coding sequence ATGAAAAGATTTATTTTGGCATTAAGCTTACTTACCAGTTCCCTTTTTGCCTCATCTAGCGTGGAAGAGAGATTGTGGGATAATGGCGATACACTTTTACAATTTTTACAAAGAAATTCTATACCTATGGCTTTATACTACAATCTTGATAGAGAAGACCAAGAATTAGCCTCCGAAATCGCCTCAAGAGCAAAATATCAAATTTTAAAAGACACAAACGGACAAATTGAGCAAGTGCTAATCCCCATTAGCGATGAACTTCAAATTCACATTTATAAAAGCAAAGATGAATACAAGCTCACCTTCACGCCTGTGGATTACACAAAAGAAGAAAGGGTTTTACGCATAGAGGTTAAAACTTCCGCCTATCAAGATGTTTATGAAGAAAGTCAAAGCTCAACCTTAGCAAGGGCTATGGTAAGGGCTTTTAAAAGCAGTGTAAATTTCCGCTCTATCCAAAAGGGGGATAAAATCACTCTTTATTATTCTCAAAAAAGACGCGAGGGTAAGCTTTGGGGGGATATAACTATTCATATGGCTATGGTCGAGATTAATAAAAATGCTAGAGAAATTTTTCTTTTTAATGACACTTATTATGGACGCGATGGTAAAGAGCTAGAGTCTTTTTTACTTGCTAAACCTGTGGTTTATAAAAGAATTTCTTCCCATTTTACCACTGCACGCTTTCACCCTGTGCTAAAACGCTACCGTGCACATCTTGGGATAGATTATGCCGCACCCACAGGCACACCCGTAAAAAGTGCTGGTAATGGCACGGTAAGCTTTGTCGGCACACAAGGAGGTTATGGTAAAGTGATTAAAATCAAACATGCCTCAGGCTACACAACCCTCTACGCTCATCTTAGCCGCTTTGCTAAAATCAAAACAGGACAAAAAGTCAAACAAGGGCAGCTCATAGGCTATGTAGGCTCAACGGGTATGAGCACGGGACCGCACCTTCACTTTGGCGTGTATCTCAACAATAAAGCTATCAATCCTCTTTCAGTCGTCAAAATAGCAAAGTCCGAGCTTGGTGCTCAAGCTAAAGCTGAATTCAAGCAAAAGATTAACGCTTACGAAGAGGCTTTACAGAAAATTCAAACAAACCCTCCTAAAGAAGAAGAATTTGGTAATTATATTGAATTTTAA
- a CDS encoding plasminogen-binding N-terminal domain-containing protein, with translation MLRWILLLMISGASLMAEFNLKPISTPLLKVEDIYGYVKDNENLALYSSGIVMYRFKESQSIIARAEVIEKNNGIAKLEFSVFDSLAQDALPLPNVLPQAGDEVILNFLYDRGLVIAPDKQSYDFLTQKFPQIYFTHIDILGAQLIRTGGLAPKRSDLRKFCSENAVGVLILALRDKFKIVDCQSFMTLYEEALNIKPKSLQQPFYSRVGGYERDFFDFNPVQMGNFYRYYETLIDLKKANKNDEK, from the coding sequence GTGTTACGATGGATTTTGTTATTGATGATTTCAGGTGCGAGTTTAATGGCTGAATTTAATTTAAAGCCTATTTCTACACCACTTTTAAAGGTTGAGGATATTTATGGCTATGTGAAAGATAATGAAAATTTGGCACTTTATTCTAGTGGAATTGTGATGTATCGTTTTAAAGAGTCTCAAAGTATCATCGCAAGAGCTGAAGTCATAGAGAAAAATAATGGCATAGCTAAACTTGAATTTAGCGTTTTTGACTCCCTAGCACAAGATGCCCTACCTCTGCCAAATGTCCTGCCTCAAGCTGGTGATGAGGTGATTTTAAATTTCTTGTATGATAGGGGCTTGGTAATCGCTCCTGATAAGCAAAGCTATGATTTTTTGACGCAAAAATTTCCACAAATTTATTTTACACACATTGATATTTTGGGTGCACAGCTCATACGCACAGGGGGACTTGCTCCTAAGCGTTCTGATTTGAGAAAATTTTGCTCAGAAAATGCTGTGGGAGTTTTAATTCTTGCTTTGAGGGATAAATTTAAAATTGTGGATTGTCAAAGTTTTATGACTTTATATGAGGAAGCATTAAATATTAAGCCTAAGAGTTTGCAACAACCATTTTACTCAAGAGTGGGTGGATATGAACGTGATTTTTTTGATTTTAATCCGGTGCAAATGGGGAATTTTTACCGCTATTACGAAACTTTAATTGACTTAAAAAAAGCGAATAAAAATGATGAAAAGTGA
- a CDS encoding FAD-linked oxidase C-terminal domain-containing protein: protein MKSEFKEHFKKLLGEENAHFDAIHQRAYSYDATRKHYLPDGVLFPRNEEDISEILKYCNEKQIIIIPRGSGSGFTGGALAVNGGLILSFEKHMNQILEIDLENLVAVVQPGVINMALQKEVAKHGLFYPPDPASMEYSSLGGNVSENAGGMRAAKYGITKDYVMALRAVLANGDIIRAGKRTIKDVAGYNLAGILIASEGSLAILSELTLKLIPMPKLKKTAFATFASVKEAMNAVYKSLAGGVNPVSMEFLDNLSIRAVEEKFHKGLNVEAGAILICDVDGNVKESVEEDLKRLREHFLEAGALEFKVAQNENEVSDIWFARRNCSQSIAIYGTLKLNEDITVPRSKLPELLEGIEQISQKYGFKIPCFGHTGDGNVHTNVMVKDKDDKEQVKKGYEAVEEIFKLTIGLGGTLSGEHGIGISKAPFMSLAFSEAELNLMRNIKKAFDPNNILNPFKMGL, encoded by the coding sequence ATGAAAAGTGAATTTAAAGAACATTTTAAAAAACTTTTAGGCGAAGAAAATGCTCATTTTGACGCTATACATCAAAGAGCTTATAGCTACGATGCGACTAGGAAGCATTATTTGCCCGATGGTGTGCTTTTTCCTAGAAATGAAGAGGATATTAGTGAAATTTTAAAATACTGCAATGAAAAACAAATCATCATTATCCCAAGAGGTTCAGGCTCTGGCTTTACAGGCGGGGCTTTAGCTGTTAATGGAGGCTTAATTTTAAGCTTTGAAAAGCATATGAATCAAATTTTAGAAATTGATTTAGAAAATTTAGTTGCCGTAGTGCAACCGGGCGTGATTAATATGGCTTTACAAAAAGAAGTTGCTAAACACGGACTTTTTTATCCGCCTGATCCTGCTAGTATGGAGTATTCAAGTCTTGGAGGAAATGTGAGTGAAAATGCTGGCGGTATGAGAGCGGCGAAATACGGCATTACAAAAGATTATGTGATGGCTTTAAGGGCTGTGCTTGCAAATGGCGATATTATAAGGGCTGGAAAACGCACCATTAAAGATGTAGCAGGGTATAATTTAGCGGGGATTTTGATTGCTAGTGAGGGTTCTTTAGCTATTTTAAGTGAGCTGACTTTAAAGCTTATCCCTATGCCAAAGCTTAAAAAAACTGCCTTTGCTACCTTTGCAAGCGTTAAAGAAGCGATGAATGCTGTTTATAAAAGTCTTGCAGGAGGAGTGAATCCTGTAAGTATGGAATTTTTGGATAATTTAAGCATAAGAGCTGTGGAGGAGAAATTTCACAAGGGCTTAAATGTCGAGGCTGGAGCGATTTTAATTTGTGATGTGGATGGAAATGTCAAGGAGAGTGTAGAGGAGGATTTAAAGCGTTTAAGAGAGCATTTTTTAGAGGCTGGAGCACTTGAATTTAAAGTTGCACAAAATGAAAATGAAGTGTCCGACATATGGTTTGCTAGGAGAAATTGCTCTCAAAGTATAGCGATATATGGCACTTTAAAACTTAATGAGGATATCACGGTCCCACGCTCAAAACTTCCAGAACTTTTGGAGGGGATAGAGCAAATTTCGCAAAAATATGGCTTTAAAATCCCTTGTTTTGGACACACAGGCGATGGAAATGTGCATACAAATGTGATGGTTAAGGATAAAGATGATAAAGAGCAAGTGAAAAAAGGCTATGAGGCGGTGGAAGAAATTTTTAAGCTTACTATTGGGCTTGGTGGAACGCTAAGTGGGGAGCATGGCATAGGCATTTCAAAAGCACCTTTTATGAGCCTTGCTTTTAGTGAAGCCGAGCTTAATTTAATGCGAAATATTAAAAAAGCCTTTGACCCAAATAATATTTTAAACCCTTTCAAAATGGGACTTTAA
- a CDS encoding class I SAM-dependent methyltransferase yields the protein MNLWDKKAKTYARFSPTLNEIQKQSFEEFQKLGLDFKDKSVIDIGCGTGVWTLHLAFLAKEVLALDNSKAMLEILQEDALKLKLSNVKSVNLSFKDFIKENANSRFDIAFLSMSPALQNDYKHFLNLAQKKIYLAWADLRKSDFLDPIFKHFKTEFKGFYKQDFESFLLENDIDFHKVIFEERRVVKRTREEAIENALWHLDMNGVKASKDEVEKLVKNDIVETIHSTIKLLIVDG from the coding sequence ATGAATTTGTGGGATAAAAAGGCAAAAACTTATGCGAGATTTAGTCCTACTTTAAATGAAATTCAAAAACAAAGCTTTGAGGAATTTCAAAAACTAGGGCTTGATTTTAAAGATAAAAGCGTCATTGATATAGGCTGTGGGACGGGCGTTTGGACCTTGCATTTAGCATTTTTAGCAAAAGAAGTTCTAGCTCTTGATAATTCTAAGGCTATGCTTGAAATTTTGCAAGAAGATGCATTAAAATTAAAACTTAGTAATGTTAAAAGTGTGAATTTAAGCTTTAAAGATTTTATAAAAGAAAACGCAAATTCACGCTTTGATATCGCTTTTTTAAGTATGTCTCCAGCCTTGCAAAACGATTATAAACATTTTTTAAATTTAGCACAGAAGAAAATTTATCTTGCTTGGGCAGATTTGAGAAAGAGTGATTTCTTAGACCCTATTTTTAAGCATTTTAAAACAGAATTTAAGGGTTTTTACAAACAAGATTTTGAGAGCTTTTTGCTAGAAAATGACATCGACTTTCATAAGGTGATTTTTGAGGAAAGACGCGTGGTAAAAAGAACGCGTGAAGAGGCGATTGAAAATGCTTTGTGGCATTTGGATATGAACGGCGTAAAAGCCTCAAAAGATGAAGTGGAAAAACTTGTGAAAAATGACATTGTCGAAACTATCCATTCTACAATTAAACTTTTGATTGTAGATGGCTAA
- the pyrC gene encoding dihydroorotase translates to MKLTNPLDMHLHLRDTPMLECVTPYSAKDFRAAVIMPNLIPPLCDLVSLKAYKSRIIKASENELFTPLMTLFFQHYDEKFLEKARSEIFGIKLYPAGITTNSNGGVSSFDLENLKPTLLAMSALEIPLLIHGETNDFVMDREANFAKIYEKLALNFPKLKIIMEHITTKALCKLLKDYENLYATITLHHLILSLDDVIGGKMQPHLFCKPIAKTYEDREALCELAFSGYEKVMFGSDSAPHPKSEKECCGCAAGVFSSPVALSVLAELFEKNSNETNLQKFISNNACKIHKLSFEKDKIIELKKEEWQVAEEYNKIVPFMAGEKLKFQTSY, encoded by the coding sequence ATGAAGCTTACAAATCCTCTTGATATGCACCTGCATTTAAGAGATACACCTATGCTTGAATGCGTTACGCCTTATTCTGCGAAAGATTTTAGAGCCGCTGTGATTATGCCAAATTTAATCCCCCCACTTTGCGATTTAGTCTCCTTAAAAGCTTATAAAAGTCGCATTATAAAGGCAAGTGAAAATGAGCTTTTTACGCCATTAATGACCCTTTTTTTTCAGCATTATGATGAGAAATTTTTAGAAAAAGCAAGAAGCGAAATTTTTGGTATCAAGCTTTATCCTGCGGGGATTACGACCAATTCAAACGGAGGCGTTTCAAGCTTTGACTTAGAAAATTTAAAACCCACGCTTTTGGCAATGAGTGCTTTGGAAATCCCTCTTTTGATCCACGGAGAAACGAATGATTTTGTAATGGATAGAGAAGCGAATTTTGCCAAAATTTATGAAAAACTTGCCCTTAATTTTCCAAAACTTAAAATCATAATGGAGCATATCACTACAAAAGCACTTTGCAAACTTCTAAAAGACTACGAAAATTTATATGCGACCATAACCTTACATCATCTTATTTTAAGCCTTGATGATGTGATAGGAGGTAAAATGCAACCTCATCTTTTTTGCAAACCCATAGCTAAAACTTACGAAGATAGAGAAGCCTTATGCGAGTTAGCCTTTAGTGGCTATGAAAAAGTAATGTTTGGAAGCGATTCCGCCCCACACCCAAAAAGCGAAAAAGAGTGCTGTGGCTGTGCGGCTGGAGTGTTTTCTTCCCCTGTGGCTCTAAGTGTTTTAGCGGAGCTTTTTGAAAAAAATTCAAATGAAACAAATTTGCAAAAATTCATTTCAAATAACGCTTGTAAAATTCATAAACTAAGCTTTGAAAAAGACAAAATTATTGAGCTTAAAAAAGAAGAGTGGCAGGTAGCAGAAGAATATAATAAAATCGTGCCTTTTATGGCTGGGGAAAAATTAAAATTCCAAACAAGCTACTAA
- the purF gene encoding amidophosphoribosyltransferase, giving the protein MCAVVGVINSSNASTYAYYALFAMQHRGQEASGISVSDGEKIRTIKAKGEVSQIFNGENLKNLNGSLAIGHNRYSTAGNSSLNDAQPIAATCILGDIALAHNGNLVNKEEIRNALIKDGAIFRTNMDTENVVHLIARSKKDSLKERFIESLSKCVGAYCFVLADINKLYVMRDRFGVRPLSLGRLKDGGYIVASETCAFDLIEAEFIRDVKPGEMLIFTQGEEEFESLQLFKEEPRICAFEYIYFARPDSIVEGKSVYEVRKKMGENLAKKFTHKADFVVPVPDSGVSAAIGFAQTLKLPLEMAIVRNHYVGRTFIEPTQELRNLKVKLKLNPMQPVLEGKEIVVIDDSIVRGTTSKKIISLLRAAGAKKIHLAIACPEIKFPDLYGIDTPTFEELISANKSTEEVREYCGADTLSFLSIEELVESIGTERAYSLISFDGDYFIKE; this is encoded by the coding sequence ATGTGTGCAGTTGTAGGAGTGATTAATTCATCAAATGCTAGCACTTATGCGTATTACGCACTTTTTGCTATGCAGCACAGAGGACAAGAGGCAAGTGGGATAAGCGTGAGTGATGGGGAGAAAATAAGAACCATTAAGGCAAAAGGCGAAGTGAGTCAAATTTTTAATGGGGAGAATTTAAAAAATCTAAATGGAAGCCTAGCCATAGGACACAATCGCTACTCAACCGCCGGAAATTCAAGTCTAAATGATGCCCAGCCCATAGCCGCCACTTGTATCCTAGGCGACATAGCCCTAGCACACAATGGAAATTTAGTTAATAAAGAAGAAATTCGAAACGCACTGATTAAAGATGGTGCCATTTTTCGCACAAATATGGACACAGAAAATGTCGTGCATTTAATCGCAAGAAGCAAAAAAGATAGCTTGAAGGAAAGATTTATAGAAAGTTTATCAAAATGCGTTGGGGCATACTGCTTTGTTTTAGCAGATATTAATAAGCTTTATGTGATGAGAGACCGCTTTGGTGTGCGTCCTCTTTCTTTGGGGCGTTTAAAGGACGGAGGCTACATTGTAGCAAGTGAAACTTGTGCTTTTGATTTGATAGAGGCTGAATTTATCCGCGATGTTAAACCCGGAGAAATGCTCATTTTTACGCAAGGTGAAGAAGAATTTGAAAGCTTGCAGCTTTTCAAAGAAGAACCTAGGATTTGTGCTTTTGAATACATTTATTTTGCAAGACCTGATAGTATAGTCGAGGGAAAAAGTGTGTATGAGGTGCGTAAAAAAATGGGCGAGAATTTAGCGAAAAAATTCACCCACAAAGCCGATTTTGTAGTTCCCGTGCCAGATAGCGGAGTAAGTGCTGCCATAGGCTTTGCACAAACTTTAAAACTCCCTCTTGAAATGGCTATTGTGAGAAATCACTATGTAGGACGCACCTTTATAGAGCCAACTCAAGAATTACGCAATCTTAAAGTTAAATTAAAACTCAACCCTATGCAACCCGTTTTAGAAGGTAAAGAAATAGTCGTCATTGATGATAGTATAGTGCGTGGAACGACCTCAAAAAAAATTATCTCCCTTTTACGCGCAGCTGGGGCGAAAAAAATTCATCTTGCCATAGCCTGTCCTGAAATCAAATTCCCCGATCTTTACGGCATAGACACGCCGACTTTTGAAGAGTTAATTAGTGCCAACAAAAGCACTGAAGAAGTAAGAGAGTATTGCGGTGCGGACACTTTGAGTTTTTTAAGCATAGAAGAGCTTGTTGAAAGCATAGGAACTGAAAGGGCTTACTCTCTCATTAGTTTTGATGGGGATTATTTTATTAAGGAGTGA
- the dapB gene encoding 4-hydroxy-tetrahydrodipicolinate reductase → MTQIGIYGANGRMGRMIELCLREETEAKLAMLYDKGGNLDQLFEKSEVIIDFSSPLGTSELIAYARTTPKPLVIGTTGLDEKTMQTLHQASEVMPIFYATNMSLGVAVLNHLATKASAMLKEFDIEILEMHHRHKKDSPSGTAMTLATGVAKARNLELSKVRISGRDGLIGERSKDEIAVMSLRGGDIVGRHTVGFYEEGEFLELNHTATSRATFAKGAIKIAKWLHKKEAGLYSINDFLGI, encoded by the coding sequence ATGACTCAAATAGGAATTTATGGTGCAAATGGGCGTATGGGGCGTATGATAGAGCTTTGCTTAAGGGAGGAAACGGAGGCAAAACTTGCTATGCTTTATGATAAAGGCGGAAATTTAGACCAGCTTTTTGAAAAAAGTGAGGTGATTATCGATTTTTCTTCACCTCTTGGGACAAGTGAGCTAATAGCCTACGCTAGAACCACGCCAAAGCCTTTAGTCATAGGCACAACAGGGCTTGACGAAAAGACTATGCAAACTCTTCATCAAGCAAGTGAAGTAATGCCCATTTTTTACGCGACAAATATGTCCTTAGGTGTTGCAGTGCTAAATCATCTTGCCACAAAAGCAAGTGCTATGCTTAAAGAATTTGATATAGAAATTTTAGAAATGCATCATCGTCACAAAAAAGACTCTCCAAGTGGCACGGCAATGACCCTAGCCACAGGCGTAGCAAAAGCGAGAAATTTGGAATTATCTAAAGTAAGAATTAGCGGTCGTGATGGTTTAATAGGCGAGCGTAGTAAAGATGAAATCGCCGTGATGAGCTTAAGAGGTGGAGATATCGTAGGAAGGCATACTGTTGGCTTTTATGAAGAGGGGGAATTTTTAGAACTTAACCACACAGCAACCTCAAGAGCGACCTTTGCTAAAGGTGCGATTAAAATCGCTAAATGGCTCCACAAAAAAGAGGCGGGGCTTTATTCAATTAATGATTTTTTAGGAATTTAA
- the radA gene encoding DNA repair protein RadA, with protein sequence MAKNKPVFECESCGNQQSKWLGKCPECGAWDSFIELKAEQVATLKELAKKISTPSEAVCIEDVELENFTRISTEDAELDLVLGGGIVEGSLILIGGSPGVGKSTLLLKIASNLAQKGKKVLYVSGEESKTQIKLRADRLEANSPNLFLLTELCFENIIEELHKQNYNFLIIDSIQTLYTSKIASAAGSITQVRELTFELMKVSKMKNISTFIIGHITKDGAIAGPRVLEHMVDVVLYFEGDATKEIRLLRGFKNRFGNTSEVGIFEMGSRGLISAKDLASRFFSRTKASAGSALSVVMEGSRALVLEIQALVCESSYPKRSATGYEKNRLDMLLALLERKLEIPLGHYDVFINVSGGVKISETAADLAVVAAIISSFKNRPLSKDSVFIGELSLNGEIREVFSLDVRLKEAKMQNFKNAIIPNKSLENLGLKCFVAKEISQVLEWM encoded by the coding sequence ATGGCAAAAAATAAACCCGTTTTTGAATGTGAATCCTGTGGAAATCAGCAAAGTAAATGGCTAGGAAAATGCCCTGAATGTGGAGCTTGGGATAGTTTTATCGAATTAAAAGCCGAGCAAGTAGCTACCTTAAAAGAACTTGCTAAAAAAATTTCCACTCCAAGTGAGGCAGTGTGCATTGAAGATGTGGAGCTTGAAAATTTCACACGCATAAGCACCGAAGATGCGGAGCTTGATCTTGTTTTAGGCGGAGGCATAGTAGAGGGTTCTCTTATTTTAATAGGCGGAAGTCCTGGCGTGGGTAAATCCACTCTTTTGCTCAAAATCGCTTCAAATTTAGCACAAAAAGGCAAAAAGGTCCTTTATGTCAGCGGAGAGGAAAGTAAAACGCAAATCAAACTAAGAGCCGATAGACTCGAAGCAAATAGCCCCAATTTATTTCTTCTAACAGAGCTTTGTTTTGAAAATATCATCGAAGAACTTCACAAGCAAAATTATAATTTTCTCATTATCGATTCCATACAAACGCTTTATACTTCAAAAATCGCCTCCGCCGCAGGTTCTATCACGCAAGTAAGAGAGCTAACTTTTGAGCTAATGAAAGTAAGCAAAATGAAAAATATCAGCACTTTCATCATAGGACACATCACAAAAGACGGCGCCATAGCAGGTCCTAGGGTTTTAGAACATATGGTCGATGTGGTGCTATACTTTGAAGGCGATGCAACTAAGGAAATAAGGCTTTTAAGAGGTTTTAAAAATCGCTTTGGAAACACAAGCGAGGTGGGGATTTTTGAGATGGGTTCTAGGGGTTTAATTTCGGCTAAAGATTTGGCTAGTCGCTTTTTTTCTCGCACAAAAGCAAGTGCAGGTAGTGCGCTTAGTGTCGTGATGGAAGGCTCACGCGCCCTTGTGCTTGAAATTCAAGCTCTCGTTTGTGAAAGCTCCTATCCTAAACGCAGTGCCACAGGCTATGAAAAAAACCGCCTTGATATGCTACTAGCCCTCTTAGAACGCAAACTTGAAATCCCTCTAGGGCATTATGATGTATTCATCAATGTCAGCGGAGGGGTTAAAATCAGCGAAACGGCAGCAGATTTAGCAGTCGTGGCGGCTATCATTTCAAGCTTTAAAAACCGCCCCTTGAGTAAAGATAGCGTTTTCATCGGTGAGCTAAGCTTAAATGGTGAAATTAGGGAAGTCTTTAGCCTTGATGTGCGTTTAAAAGAAGCGAAAATGCAAAATTTCAAAAATGCCATTATCCCTAATAAAAGCTTAGAAAATTTAGGTTTAAAATGCTTTGTCGCTAAAGAAATTTCACAAGTTTTAGAATGGATGTAA